The window AGTTGGGTAAAGCAAAGATATCCATGTATTGATAATGAATGGCCTTGCCACGGTAAGATTGACTGTTTAGTTGTCGATAATGGTGCCGAATTTTGGAGTCAAAGCTTGGAAGATTCGTTACGGCCTCTAGTGTCTGACATCCAATATAGCCAAGCAGCTAAGCCTTGGCGAAAGTCTGGGATAGAAAAGCTGTTTGATCAGATGAACAAAGGTTTAGTAAACGCATTGCCTGGAAAAACGTTCACCAATCCTACTCAACTTCAAGATTACAATCCTAAAAAGGATGCGGTGGTTAGAGTTTCCGTGTTTCTTGAGTTACTTCATAAGTGGATTGTCGACTATTACCATATGGCACCTGATTCAAGAGAACGTGACATTCCATACCACAAGTGGAATCAATCGGAATGGACTCCTTCCTACTACAGTGGTGCTCAGAAGGAGCAGTTGAGAGTTGAGCTAGGTTTGCTTAGACACAGAACCATTGGAGTGGCAGGGATCAGGCTTCATAACCTACGCTATCAGTCCTCCGAACTTATTGAATACCGTAAATATTGTGCGTCCAATAATGGGAAAAAGCTGTTTGTTAAGACCAAAACAGACCCTGCTGATATCAGCTATATCCATGTCTATATAGAGTCGGAAAAGAGGTACATAAAAGTTCCAGCGGTAGACAACAGCGGATATACAAAAGGGCTGTCGCTTTTTGAACACGAGCGAATACAAAAAGTACGCAGGCTCAATACTAAGCAGCTTGCTGATGACGAGGCGCTTGCGGATACATTTCTATACATGAAAAAACGTATTCAGGAAGAAACTGATAGGTTCCGAAGTACAAAAAGTAATAGGTCTAGCTTGCCTAAAACGGGTAACACTTCGAAGCTAGCAAGGTTTAATGATGTGGGGTCAGAGGGGCCAAGCTCAATCAATACGACTCCAGTTAAACAAGAAACCACTGTAGTGTTCGATGTCTCAGAGCAGTTATCTGATGATGATTTTGAAGATATTGAGGGGTATTAATTTGAACTTAACATCTAGGCAGTTTGAACAGTTAAGATCCTTTGAAACCTGCTTTATTGAATACCCTGCAATTGCTGAAATCTACTCTATTTTCGATCAACTTCGTTTTAACCACTCTCTTGGCGGTGAACCAGAGTCTTTCTTGTTAACTGGAGAGGCCGGAAGTGGAAAGACCGCGCTGATTAACAACTATCTATCCCGCTTTCCGTCGAGTTCAACTTGGAGTAAACAACCAGTTCTTAGCACCAGAGTGCCAAGCCGCATAAATGAACAGAACACGCTTACGCAGTTTTTAGTTGATTTGGGGGGAAAGTTAGGTG is drawn from Vibrio campbellii CAIM 519 = NBRC 15631 = ATCC 25920 and contains these coding sequences:
- a CDS encoding Mu transposase C-terminal domain-containing protein, with protein sequence MPSDSDNIFGFFDEFEASEGEPQPLPIDLIQEPIEISSTIDSQSPKVQQEVIRRIKIIAFVEKRLNGGWTENNLNPILSLVESELQLTPPSWRTLATWKKSYFEAGKDPCALIPKHSFKGNRQKEINSQSLIDEAIQNVYLTRERLSVAEAYRYYKSRVIQINRGIVEGKIKPISERSFYNRIHDLPPYEVAIARFGKRYADREFRSVGQQVAATKPMEFVEIDHTPVPVILIDDELDIPLGRPYLTMLYDRFSKCIVGCSINFREPSFDSVRKALLNSLLDKSWVKQRYPCIDNEWPCHGKIDCLVVDNGAEFWSQSLEDSLRPLVSDIQYSQAAKPWRKSGIEKLFDQMNKGLVNALPGKTFTNPTQLQDYNPKKDAVVRVSVFLELLHKWIVDYYHMAPDSRERDIPYHKWNQSEWTPSYYSGAQKEQLRVELGLLRHRTIGVAGIRLHNLRYQSSELIEYRKYCASNNGKKLFVKTKTDPADISYIHVYIESEKRYIKVPAVDNSGYTKGLSLFEHERIQKVRRLNTKQLADDEALADTFLYMKKRIQEETDRFRSTKSNRSSLPKTGNTSKLARFNDVGSEGPSSINTTPVKQETTVVFDVSEQLSDDDFEDIEGY